A region from the Lycium barbarum isolate Lr01 chromosome 8, ASM1917538v2, whole genome shotgun sequence genome encodes:
- the LOC132606874 gene encoding transcription factor MYB1-like, producing MTFNKVEEGTSHTHHNKQANTLSVTRIMMNTSVTITKSSGVRKGAWTEEEDLLLRKCIQKYGEGKWHQVPIRAGLNRCRKSCRLRWLNYLRPHIKRGDFSSEEVDLILRLHKLLGNRWSLIAGRLPGRTANDVKNYWNTHLQRKLTAPHRQERKYNNALKITENTILRPRPRTFTSSSAKNVSFCSNKSITNTVDKNAHNNEILNICEKPTGETTSVDEGVQWWTSLLENCNETEEEAEAFGSFDEENMLQSLLHEEISPPMQQGQSGNWDDFSADIDLWNLLN from the exons ATGACTTTTAATAAAGTTGAGGAAGGAACAAGCCACACCCACCACAACAAGCAGGCCAACACACTAAG TGTGACCCGTATCATGATGAATACTAGTGTTACTATTACTAAATCATCTGGAGTGAGGAAAGGTGCATGGACTGAAGAAGAAGATCTTCTTTTGAGAAAATGCATTCAAAAGTACGGTGAAGGAAAATGGCATCAAGTTCCCATTAGAGCTG GTCTAAATAGATGCAGGAAGAGTTGTAGACTGAGGTGGCTGAATTATCTAAGGCCACATATAAAGAGAGGTGACTTCTCTTCTGAGGAAGTTGATCTTATCTTGAGGCTTCATAAGCTCTTAGGCAACAG ATGGTCACTCATCGCGGGTAGACTTCCGGGAAGAACAGCAAACGATGTCAAAAACTACTGGAACACACACCTACAGAGGAAGTTAACTGCTCCTCATCGACAAGAGAGAAAGTACAATAATGCCCTCAAGATCACAGAAAACACCATACTAAGACCTCGACCTCGAACCTTCACATCAAGTAGTGCAAAGAATGTTTCTTTTTGCAGCAACAAAAGTATCACAAACACAGTAGATAAAAACGCACACAACAATGAAATACTAAATATTTGTGAGAAGCCAACAGGTGAAACGACGTCGGTAGACGAGGGAGTTCAATGGTGGACAAGTTTACTGGAAAATTGCAATGAAACTGAGGAAGAAGCAGAAGCATTTGGGAGCTTTGATGAAGAAAATATGTTACAAAGTTTGTTGCATGAGGAAATTTCACCACCCATGCAACAAGGACAAagtggtaattgggatgacttTTCCGCTGATATTGACCTATGGAATCTACTTAATTAG